Genomic segment of Caldanaerobius polysaccharolyticus DSM 13641:
CTACCGCCGAGGTTATAATACCTACGGGCACTTCAGCAGGCGACAAAACCAGCCGCGACAGCGTATCCGCCCATATCAAAAAAATCCCCCCTGAAATGGCGCTACAGGGTATCAAAAACCTGTGGTCAGGACCTGTAATAAGCCTTACCGTGTGGGGAACGATAAGACCTACAAATCCTATTATACCGCTTACCGACACAGCCGCCGCCGTTATGATGGACCCCAACATCAGCAAAACCCTTTTGGTCTTTTCCACATTTACCCCCAGGTGATAAGCCGATTCTTCCCCTGTAAGCAAGGCGTTTAAGTCCCACGAATAAAAGTACATCACAATGCTGGAAGGTAATATAACCGCAGCGGATACAACAATTTGCTGCCACGTCACGTAGCTAAAGCCGCCCATGGTCCAGAAGACAATCCTGGACATCTCCTGGTGGTTTAAAAGCATCAAAAACGAAATCACAGAGGAGAGAAAGGCACTTATTGCAATTCCAGCCAGCAACATCGCCGTCATATCAATCCTGGACCCCTTTTTCGCCATAATGTACACCGCAAAAACCGTCAGTATGGCCATTAAAAACGCCAGGATATTAGTTGCAATAAGCCCTAAC
This window contains:
- a CDS encoding FecCD family ABC transporter permease gives rise to the protein MRLNNSMKRALIYFLLVLVLLLSVAASTCIGTVRIPLPRLFKIFMTISEPGLYRTDRLIILSLRFPRAVEAAMVGMALATVGACFQGLLKNPMADPYVLGISSGAAVGATVAIVAGLGLIATNILAFLMAILTVFAVYIMAKKGSRIDMTAMLLAGIAISAFLSSVISFLMLLNHQEMSRIVFWTMGGFSYVTWQQIVVSAAVILPSSIVMYFYSWDLNALLTGEESAYHLGVNVEKTKRVLLMLGSIITAAAVSVSGIIGFVGLIVPHTVRLITGPDHRFLIPCSAISGGIFLIWADTLSRLVLSPAEVPVGIITSAVGGPFFLYLLVKNRRTQ